Below is a genomic region from Rosa chinensis cultivar Old Blush chromosome 5, RchiOBHm-V2, whole genome shotgun sequence.
ttccacACGTTTGAATTCCGCTGTATTGCCGAGTCTCCgttgaatcaaatcaaagcaAAGCCAACCAAATCATGATTCTTCTGTGACGCCATTTGAGTTCCTGCCATGAGTGTTTACAAAATGAACATTCAAAGACTGGTGGAATGGATTCAAAAGAGGGAGGCAGGGGATAAAGTACTCACTTAGAGGATGGTGAGTCGATTTGCATTGTAACTGGTCCATCATTGACCAAATTGACCTATAAACTCAATTATTCATTATCCATGTACCACACGTTTCTATTGAACTAAGAATTGAAAGGGGATACATGATAATGCAGAAAGTTTAGCAAACCCTTACCTTCATCATTGCTCCAAACACACCATCTACACAAGCAACACAGCCCACAAAAAGCGATCAATAAATCATTTGTGGCAAGATTGAATTGGATATGCAACTCGCTAGACCAAACTACGAAATGGAAGTTAAATTCAAAGTTCTATGAAAGTCAAAGGAAGAAAATGAATTATTTCGCGATAGAAACTTATCCTTTCCAATCTCCAATGACTAATTCATCTACTCCCTTTATCGGCCAAAGTTGAGAGTTCGACTCTATTTTATCATTCAAGACAACTCTAGTCTAATGAGTTGCACATACaatcaaaaacagaaaataggccaagaaaacatgaaaataatTTCACCTTTTATTGCATCCGGCTTGTAGGATTTTCTAAAGCTCTCAACCAACAAAGCATAAAAGGGCTTTGCTTTATCCGGCGCCATGGCCACATGAAAATCAGGCTTGTTACCCTTGAGGATTCCATACAATGTAAATTGACTCACTGTCAATCCACAAGTACACAAAAACCTTAAACCCCAACTTCAGAGTAAAACTTGTTTCACccaacaaaaagaacaaaactttAAGCTTAACTACTTACCTAGTAACACTTCATAGTTCCTCTGCATTACCTGCAaagacaaacaaacaaacataacCCAACTAACCAAAACCGTTATTACAGTTGAAGTTTCAGTTAGAAAGTGAAACAAGGTGAGATTACGTTTTGGTCCCATCCTCTTCCGCAACTCTCATTTGTGAACAGCCTCATATTCAACACCTTCCGGCATCTGAAAATTTCAACCACAAAATCAAAACTATTGAGTTTTTGTTTAGTAAAGAGAGAACTGAAATGTAGAGGGATAGTGGGGAGGTACATGTACTCGGCATCGGAGCCGGAATCCGACTCGTGAAGCCCGACAAGGACGAGTAGGCCCGGCCCAATGGCCGAGACGATGCGGCCTTCGACCTCGACGCTGGCGGAGGCGACGCGCTGGACGACGGCTCTCATGGCTCTGATGGGGAGAGTTCGATTGGGTTTGGTGCCAATAGTTGCAGAGGGCGGAAGCGTAGAGAGACGGTAGTAGTACATTGTTTATTATTTGCTTCAAAGGGTCAATTTTAGTAACTAGGCTTTGAAAGTAGATTatagatttttcttttcttgggccAAACATATTGAGAATGTGAATTCCACATTTGaaaaatgagaattttggttatgaATGTATAAGAATTTGAGTCATTTtcattaattgttttttttttttaaaaaggaattGTGTCAATTGGAGTCGATTTGTTTTAGTTGTGAAActcattattttattatttttgtgtgATGCGCCCTAATTTTGCCGGCTAATAAACAAACAGTGTTCTCTCCGTTTGGGGATCCACTGTCAGCCAACAATGAGGAAACTCAATGAtggttttggatttgggttCTCTAAATCTAGTCCTGGATCCTAAGGGTAGGGCTGACCAAAAGTCTTGACAGCCTGGTTAGTAGTTACTTTGAGCTTATTCTCATGGTGATGGTACATTAGCTTACCTTAGGGTTTTTTAGACGTTAGGTAATACTTTAAGACTTTCTAGGCATGGTTCAATCATGTCGTAGCCCAATTTTTTTGTGAGTCATTGTGCAATGCGAATGAACACCCacattctttcaaaaaaaaaaaaaaaaaacagcatcATCCCTCTTTCACGATATTCACATAATTATTAACTCGGACAAATCATGGCCTACAAAACCATCGCACAAAAAGATATCAATCTGTGGGAAGCCGAAGCAAGCTTTGATATATCTTCATCACTCTCTTCAAAATCTTCACATTTCGATCCATTGCTACTATTGATCGACCACCAATTTACAAACTTCTGAAGTTCTGATAGAGAAACGACTTTTGTCGATTCCAAATTCATCAACAAACTTACTGTGAACTCTGAGGATCAAGCGGATCCTCGACACGACCAATCCAAAGGATAGGATTTGAAGTCTGGAAAAAGAAGAGATTGCCAGCATTAGGGATCAAGGCTTGTAGCGTAGCAGCGAGTCCATTCCAACTCTTTTAAACACATTCGTTAACGAGTCCATGCATGTCTAACTCCTCATCCCATCTTCGCTCATCAATCTTCTCAATTTCGGCTTCTCCTAGGGGGAGAGAGAGGTCTTTGGAGTTTTGCTTGATCCAAATTTATAAATTTTACGAAATAAGGAATGGTAAACCAACTCTTGCCTAGCTAGCTATCTTCTCGAGCCCTACGTTTTTATTTTGCATGACTACACGATGCAAGTACGTTTCGTGCATGTCAACAAGTGAATTTCGATCATATGGTACGTTTTGTTTGTTGTAGTTGAATCTTGCTACGTAATGAGTTAGGGGATGCATGCAAATTCATTTCATATATGAAACTGGGTTATATTGATCAACAATATGATCATTACAACTAGTTaaacatgatatatatatatatatatatatatatatatcatgtatTCGCTTAACAAATCTGTTTTGCTAATTGTGGCTTTGTTCATTGCTTTCTGTGAAGTGCCAATTACCATGTCTATATCAGGATATCCTAATCCGTAATGCAATTGAGAACAGTATACCTCTAAACCTCACACTTCATAAGTTCATTGTCAATCGAAGGATCACGACGTACTTCGGGGTTCatgttattttgtttaatttgagtATGATCCGTGTCCTTAATTCATGTTTAAGGCCTTCACCACTAAATCATATTTGCTAAAAATTAACCGTACCGGAATTATACCAAATCAAGTGAAGTAATATGTTTTTATTAATACTCGGATAAGATGTTCAACCAATTATCTCAAAGAAACCCGAGGTTTTAGCAATTACAGTAAATGCGTGAATTATGAAGCCCTAGTTTCTAAACTTCAGTGCAAATAtatgaaatcattgaaatgaatCACTGccagtggcctagtggttcttgcctagttgggtgtgctccccaacctaggttcgaaccccgaagctgtcaaagtgaccaggcactgtgctgcaatgcacagttggagcatttcacatgcgctgaaggggtttatcttgggcctaggaaagctttgggttccccttgacaaagtcaaaaaaaaaaaaaaaaaatgaaatcattgaaatgCATAAAAAGAGACTATAGTGTCACACATTATGTTCTAAAATGATTCTCCTCAACTGTTTCAACTCTTCAAACATTCATAAAATCTTTCATGTACAGAAAAACCACAATCaccaaaaacaaatcaaaagaaCAATGAATTAAAAGACGAGAAAACTATCTAAACTGACCCTAAGGGAAAACAAAGTCACATATTCACATATGCATACTACAGTCTTTTCTTCTCTCACCATGTTTTCTTCCCCTCTTCACACCTATTGAGCCCATTTTCTCCATAGCCACCCCAAAAGCTTGGAAAAACTTCGCTTTATCTTTTGCAAGTGCTTGAACAATGGGTTTGGTTCTTGGGTCCAAAGCTAAAGCTTGGTCTGAAGCTAGCAAGCCCAACTTAGCCACTAAATTACCATAATAGGCATGATCAAACACAAAGGGAGTAGTGACATCAAATGGTGCAACAATGTCAGGATTCCCACCATAATGTGGGCATGACATTCTTAGCGCCCTCTGGAGCCTCGGGTCCATAACCGGGTCAGGCTGCTTCGAGCCCCTGTAGTCATAGAGCCTGCTTACGAAGTTCTGGCAATGTGCATACCCGAATGTATGAGCACCAGAAAGAACAACAAGGTCTTCAAGTGTTAGTCCTTTTGAATTGAAGAGTTTGAGTAGCTGATTCACTGTGAAATTTGCTTGGGGAATATTGGAAGCCACTCTTGAGGCCATTGATATTCTTCCATCCCACCTTCCTTTCTTAACTTGATAGTATGGACCCCCTGCCTGCACCATTGAAATGACATTACAAAACTAGTCATTTTTAACTAAAGGGAATAGCTAGCGGCCTAGCACTCCCTTCAGCAAACAGTGCCACAGTTAACTCGGACAATTATGTTCCTTCTCTTTAGAGTTCTAACTTCTAGGAGTAGAACTCCCCAAACCCTTTGAGTAGTGCTTGAACCACGACCTAGGATGGTGAAAATTCAAAGgtctaataaaaataaaagtgctATTTCTTAAACTCGATCATAAAGTTTGTCTACTTTCCAAGGGCAGTATTGAGTTCACCCTCCCATTTTTCCATCTGGATTCCTCTCCCCTACTTTTACGCATAAAAAGTTGCAAAGCTACAAAATGAAAGCAAGATTATACATGTCTACGGTAAAAGTAATTTTTCTACCCAAAATATGGTAAATAAAACTTCACTATAAACAGTCATGTATATCACAGATCACAGAATAGTTGGTAACAACTAAAGGTCCACA
It encodes:
- the LOC112166840 gene encoding D-aminoacyl-tRNA deacylase, with protein sequence MYYYRLSTLPPSATIGTKPNRTLPIRAMRAVVQRVASASVEVEGRIVSAIGPGLLVLVGLHESDSGSDAEYICRKVLNMRLFTNESCGRGWDQNVMQRNYEVLLVSQFTLYGILKGNKPDFHVAMAPDKAKPFYALLVESFRKSYKPDAIKDGVFGAMMKVNLVNDGPVTMQIDSPSSKNSNGVTEES
- the LOC112168091 gene encoding peroxidase 19 encodes the protein MSSSCSSPSSSWFTLTSCLTIFFLLSTSASFAAKPHRQLSVDYYAKSCPQLEKLIGSITSQQFKEAPVSGPATIRLFFHDCFVEGCDASITIKSQQGSKVLAERDAPDNKDLREEGFESVRKAKALVESKCPGVVSCADILAIEARDYVHLAGGPYYQVKKGRWDGRISMASRVASNIPQANFTVNQLLKLFNSKGLTLEDLVVLSGAHTFGYAHCQNFVSRLYDYRGSKQPDPVMDPRLQRALRMSCPHYGGNPDIVAPFDVTTPFVFDHAYYGNLVAKLGLLASDQALALDPRTKPIVQALAKDKAKFFQAFGVAMEKMGSIGVKRGRKHGERRKDCSMHM